CCACATCTCCTTGGCCCGCTTCCGGCCGATGGTGTCCTCCAGGTACCACGAGCCGTAGCCTGCGTCGAAGCTGCCGACCATCGGGCCGACCTGCCGGAAGACGGCGTGCTCCGCGGCGATGGTCAGGTCGCACACGTTGTGCAGGACGTTCCCGCCGCCGACCGCGAAGCCGTTGACCGCGGCGATGACCGGCTTGGGAATGGTGTCGATCGCCTGGTAGACGTCGATGATCGGCAGCACCTGCGACTGGTCGAGCGAGGTGACCGGCTCGTGTTCGCCGCCGATGCAGAAGAACTTCTCGCCCGCACCGGTGAGGACCGCGGCGCGCAGCTCCCGGTCGAGGCGGAACCGCTGGAGGGCGTCGAAGAGCTCGAGGCAGGTCTGGTGGCGGAACTTGTTGCCCGCCTCCGGCCGGTTGATCTCGATGGTGAGCACCGGGCCGTCGGTGCTGGTCAGGATGTCGTCGTAGGTCATCTCCGGTCACTCCTCCTCGGTTGCCGCTCCGCCGGTGCGGAAGCCCTGTCCGGTCTTGTCGCCGAGAAACCCCGCGGCCACCATCCGGCGCAGCAGCGGCGGCGGGGCGTAGCGGCGGTCGCGGGTCGCCGCGTAGAGGGCCTCGGTCGTCCGCAGGTGGACATCCAGCCCGATCCGGTCGAGTGTCTCCAGTGGACCGGCGCGATAGCCGAGCCCGAGCCGCAGCGCGGTGTCGATGTCCTCCGCGCTGGCCAGGCCGTCATCGAATTCCTGGATGACGTCGTTGAGGTAGGGCAGTTGCAGCGCGTTGACGAGAAAGCCGGGCCGGTCCCCGACCACGACCGGCTGTTTGCCCTCGATCGATCCGGCGAAGGCGACGAGGGCCTGCACCAGGTCCTCGCCGGTCCGCAGGGCGCGCACGACTTCGACCACCCCCGGTCCGGAAACCGGGCCGACGAAGTGCAGGCCGGCCACCCGCGGCGGGTTCGGCACGCCGGCCGCCAATTCGGTCACCGACAGGGTGGCGGTGACGGTGACGATCGGTGTCCCCTCGCCGATCACATCCGCGATCTCGGCCAGCACGGCCTGCTTCACCTCGGCCTCGTCGGGCACGGCTTCCAGGACCAGGTCTGCGTCGGCCAGATCGGCCCCGGCTCCGCGGGTGCTGCCCAGGGCGATCACCTCGCGCCCGGCCGCGGTGAGCGCCTCGGCGATCCCGGAGGCCGTGGTCCCCGAGCCGATCAGGCCGATCCGCTTGAAGTCTGCTGTGGACTCGCTCATGCCGGTCTCCTCAGGACCCGAACAGCCGGGTGTCGTCGTAGGTGTAGAACCCGCGGCCGGTCTTGCGGCCCAGATCGCCCGCGGCGACCATCCGCTCGACCATCGGCGGCGGGAAGAAGCGGTCGTCGCGCAACTGCTCGTAGAGCCGGGTGGCGACCTGCTGGTGGATGTCCATCCCGACGATGTCGAGCAGCCGGAACGGTCCCATCGGGTGGCCGAGTGCGCCCGGCACGGCGGCGTCGATGGCTTCCTTGGTGGCCCATCCGGCTTCCAGCGCCCGGATGCAGGAGTTCTCCCACGGGATGAGGAAGCGGTTGACGATGAACCCGGGCCGGTCCTTGGTCACCACGGTGGTTTTGCCGAGCGAGGCGAGGAAGTCGAGCGTAGCGCGGTGCGCCCACGCGGCGGTGTGCCGTCCGTCGGCCACCTCGACGAGCTTCATCAGCGGAGCCGGGTTGCAGTAGTGGGTGCCGACGACGCGCTCCGGCCTGCGCGATCCGGCGGCGATCCCGGTCACCGACAGCGTCGAGGTGTTGGTGTGGAACAAGGTGGACTCGGCGACGATGTCGTCGAGCCTGCCGAAGGTGTCCTTCTTGAGCGCCAGGTCCTCGAACACGGCCTCGACGACCACGCCGCAGGGCGCCAGATCGGTGAGCTCGGTGGTGCCCCGCAACGCGTCCTTCGCCGTCTGGGCGGCGCCTGCGTCGAGTTTGCCGAGCCGGACGCTCTTGTCCAGGAACCCGCGCACGGTGGCAAGGCCGCGCTCGAGGTTGGCCTCGTCGATGTCGTACAGGATGGTTCGGTGCCCGGCGCGAGCCATGACGGTCGCGATCCCCGAGCCCATGGTGCCGGCGCCGAGGACGGCGACGGTCGTGCTCTTGGTGCTCACTGAAGTCTCCCGGGTGGCTGTCAGCGGACGCTCTGGCCGCCGTCGATGACGATGAACTCGCCGGTCATGAAGTCCGAGGCGCTGCCGGCGAGGAGCAGCAGCCACGGTTTGAGCTCGTCCGGGCTGCCCATCCGGCGCGCCGGGATGGCCCGCACGACGCGGGCCAGCATGTCGGGGTCGCCGTGCACGTCGGCGTTGAGGGCGGTGGCGAAGTAGCCGGGCGCGAGGGCGTTCACCTGGACGCCGTGGGGCGCCCATTCCACCGCCATGGAGCGGGTGAAGCCGAGGATCGCGGCCTTCGACGCCGAGTACGCCGCGTGCCGCGCGATGCCCTGGAGGGCGAAGTTGGACGCGATGTTGATGACCTTGCCGGACCCCTGGGCGACCAGGTGCCTGCCCACCGCGCGGGTGGCCAGGAAGGTGCCGCGCAGGTTCGTCGCGATGACCCGGTCCCATTCCTGCGCCGGCTGGTCCACCAGGGGTGAGGTGGCCACGATGCCGGAGTTGTTGACCAGGATGTCCACCCGGCCGAACGTGTCGACCGTGGCGGTGACCATGCGCTCCACCGAGGACTCGTCGGTGACGTCGGTCGGGCAGGCCAGCGCCGCGCCACCGGCGGATTTCACCTCGGCGACGAAACTGTCCAGTTCGGACTCGGTGCGGGCGGCCACCGTGACCGCCGCCCCGGCTTCGGCCAGAGCCTCCGCCATCGCCCTGCCCAGCCCGCGGCCGGCCCCGGTGACGATCGCGACCTTGCCCTCGAGACTTTCCGTTGTCACGCCGAACCCTCCATCGCGCGGGTGGTTTCGCGGCCGATGAGCAACCGCTGGATTTCGTTGGTGCCGTCGTAGATCTGGGTGACCTTGGCGTCACGCAGGCAGCGTTCGACACCGAACACCGCCAGGTCGCCGTAGGGGCCCAGGATCCGGGCGGCGTCCACCGACGCCTGGAAACCCAGGTCGGTGCAGGACTGCTTCATGATCGCGATCTGGCCGGGCGACACGCCCGGGTCGGCGTCGACCTGGCGGGCGACGGCGTGCAGCAGCAGCCTGCCCTGCAGGATCCGGCCCCGCAGACCGGCCAGCGCGAAGGAACACTCGTCCGGGAGCCGGTGACCGTGGAGCCGCGTCAGGGTCGCGAGCGTGCGGGCGTAGGCGGCGCGGGCCAGCCCGACGCCCTGTGCGGCTGCACTGATGCGCGACTTGACGACCGAGCTCATCACCACCGACCAGCCGCCGCCCACCTCGCCCAGTAGGTTCTCCCGGGGCACCGCGACGTGGTCGAAGAACAGCTCGGCCGTGCTGGAGCCGTGCATGCCCATCTTGTGCAGCGGCGCGCCCCGGGTCAGGCCGGCCCAGCCGCCCTCGAGGACGAACGCCGTCACGCCCGCGCGGCCGAGCGTCCGGTCGACGGTGGCGAAGCAGATGATCACGTCGGCCTTGTCCCCGGTGGTGATGAACGTCTTCTGACCGCTCAGCGACCAGCCGTCCGCGACCGGGGTGGCGGTCGTCGTCAGGCTCGCGACGTCCGAACCGGCGTCCGGTTCGGTGATGGCGAGCGAGCCGTAGCGCGAACCGTCGAGCAGCCCGGGGATGTAGCGCCGCTGCAGCTCTTCGGTGCCCGCCAGCAGCAGCGGGTAGGCGGCGTGCGTCTGCGTCATGAACACGAGGCTGGTCGCCGCACAGCCCGCGGTGACCTCCTCCATCGCCACGGCGTAGGCGACGGTCGTGTCCGCCGTGCCGCCAAGGTGCTCGGGGAAGAGCAGCCCGCAGAGCCCCGCCCTGGCCAGCGCCCGCACGCTGTCGTGGGCGAAGGTGTGGGTGGCGTCCAGTGTCGCCGCGCGCGGGGCGACCTCGGCGGCCACCACCTGGCGGGTGCGGGCGCGGACGTCGAGTTCCCGCGGGGTCAGTGACGCGTCGGCGGCCGGCTCGTCGAGCAGCGCGTGAAGCCGTTGGTACGCCTCGGCGTCGATGTCGATGTCGAGTGGTTCGGCCGGCATCCTCAGTCCTCCGGGTTCGGGAACACGGGGGTCCGGCGTTCGGCGAACGCGGCGACCCCTTCGGTGGACTCGGCGCTCACGATCGCCCGCGCCGCGAGCTCGGTCTCGGTGGACAACCCCTCGTCCAGCGGCAGGTCCCGCGCCGCCTCCACGGCACGCAGGATGGCGCGGACGGCGAGCGGCCCCCGCGAGGCGATCGTTCCGGCGATCGAGGCGGCCGTGGGCAGCAGCTCATCCGGCGCCACGGGCGGCACCGGCGTGAGGCCCAGTGCGTGGGCACGGTCGGCGGACAGCCGAGTGCCGGTCAGCATCAGATGCGCGGCGACCCGTTGCCCGACGGCGCGGGGAAGCCGCTGAGTGCCGCCGTAACCGGGGATCAGGCCAAGGCCCGACTCGGGCAGCCCGAGCGACGCCCGGGTGGACAGCACCGCGAACGTCGACGCCAGGACCAGTTCGAACCCGCCGCCCAGCGCGAGACCGTTGACGGCGGCGATCACGGGAACCGGCGCCCGCTCGATCTCCCGCAGCGCCGCCTGTCCCCGCGCCATCAGCTCCCGGGCCCGCGCGAGGTCCGCCCCCAGGGCCGTGATCTCGTTCAGGTCGGCGCCGGCGCTGAACGCCTTCTGTCCGCAGCCGGTGATCACCACCGCGCGGACTGCCGGGTCGCCTGCCGCCTCGGCCACGCACCGCCGCAGGTCCTCGAGGAGTTCACCGGTCAGGGCGTTCAACGCGGCCGGGCGGTGGATCGTGAGCGTCACCGTCGCGTCCGTGCGTTCGACGAGCAGGTCGCTCATGAGGCCGCCGCCTCACCACCGGCGTCCACGGGTTCCGCGGCTTCGGCGATGACGCCTGTGCATCTCATCCGGGTGATCTCCTCTTCGTTGTAGCCCAAGCCGAGCAGGACCTGACGGGTGTGCTCGCCCAGCGCCGGGAACCGTTCGTTCCGCGCCGCGGTCGACGACAGCCGGAACGGGCTGCGCACCGTGACGAGCCCGTCCCCGGAACCGGGGACCGGGAGCACCGCCCCGCGGGCCACCACCTGCGGGTCCTTGACCACTTCGGACAGTGTGTGGACGATCGCGACCGGCACCCCGGCCTCGCCGAGGATGCGCAGCCAGTCGGCGGCGGGGCGCGTCGCCAGGCGTCCGGCGACGGCCTCGGTCACGCGCGCCCGTTGCTCGCGCCTGCCCGCGTTGTGGGCCAGCGCGGGATCTGCGGCCAGCTCCGGCAGGTCGAGCGCGGCGCAGAGCCGTTGCCACATCGCGTCGTTCCCGACTGCCACGACCATCGTCCGGTCCGCGGTTTCGAAGGGCTGGTAGACCGCGAGCACGGAATCGGTGCCACCACTGGGCGCCGGCTCAGGTTCGCCGGCGTGGAACGCCGCGATCCTGGGCGCCATCAACGCGAGGTCCGCGTCGAGCAGGGACACGTCGATGATCTCCCCCGCGCCGCTGACCCGTTGGCGGACCAGCGCCGCGTTGACCGCGATGGCCGCGCACATCCCGGTGACCACATCGGACAGTGCGGTGGAGACGCGCTGCGGGCTGCGCCCGGACTCCCCCGTCACCGACATCAGGCCGGAACGCGCCTGGGCGACCAGGTCGTAGCCCGGGAGGCCGCTGTCGGGACCGTCCGATCCGAACCCGGACATCGCGCAGTAGACGAGCCGCGGATTGCGCGATCGCAGGCGCTCGCCGTCGATGCCGAGGCCGTGCACCTTGGCCGGGTTGACGTTGTGCAGGAACACGTCGGCGGTGTCGAGCAGCCGCAGCAGCACATCCCGCCCCTCCGGGGCACGGATGTCGAGCACGACGGACTTCTTGTTGCGGTTGGCCGAGGCGAACCAGGCCGACTCGCCGTCCACGAAGGGCGGTCCCCAGGCCCGTGCGTCGTCCCCGGTTCCCGGGCGCTCGACCTTGATGACCGTGGCGCCGAGGTCACCCAGGTACATGGCGGCCGTCGGGCCGGCGTAGGACGTGGTCATGTCCACCACGCGGACACCCTCAAGCGGTCCGAGCGCGACCGGCATCGGCTTCCCCTCCCGTCACTTCCGCGTGACACTGTCCTCCAGCGGAGAACTGCAGACTAACAGCAAGTCTGCACATTGCTCAACGTCTGACATTTAGCTTCCTGAAGCGACCACGGTCACACTTCGCCCGGTTTGACCTTCACACTGGTGGCAACGTTGCACCCTGGCCGCATGAGCCTGGAACTCTTCGACTACCAGCCGATCACCGAGCGGGAGCCGATCGCCTGGCCGAACGGGGCCCGCCTGGCGTTCTACGTCGGTCTCAACATCGAGCACTTCCACGTCGACAAGCCGTCCACCAGCATCTGGGCGTCCACGAACACGCTGGTGCCCGACGCGCTCAACTACGGGTGGCGCGACTACGGCCTGCGCGTCGGCATCTGGCGGGTGATCGACATCCTGGACCGGCACGGGATCCGCGCGTCGGCGCTGCTCAACTCCGAGGTCGCGCGGCACTACCCGCAGGTGATCGAGGCCGGCCGGGCCCGTGACTGGGCCTGGCTCGTGCACGGCCAGACCAACTCGCGCCTGCACGCGAACCTCGGCGAAGACGAGGAACGCGAGATCCTCACCGACGCGGTCACCACCATCGAGAAGGCGACCGGGCAGCGGCCGAAGGGCTGGATGGGCCCCGGCCTCACCGAAACCTTCGAGACGCCACGGCTGCTCGCCGAACTCGGCCTGAGCTACGTGCTCGACTGGACCAACGACGACCAGCCGTACCGGCTGAACGTGCCCGGCATGCTGAGCGTGCCCTACACCGTCGAGGTCAACGACCTGCTGATGTTCATCACCCGGGGGTTCACCGGCCCCGAGGTGCTGCAGATCGTCAAGGACCAGTTCGACCAGCTCTACGCCGACTCCGCGACCGGCGGCCGCGTCATGGCGCTCCCGCTGCACCCGTTCGTCATCGGCCAGCCGTTCCGCGCCCGCTACCTCGACGAGGCGCTGGCCTACATCGCGAGCCACGACGACGTCTGGCTCACCACCAGCGACGAGATCGCCGAGCACTACGCGCGCACGACCGCCTGAGGCGGCGGGAGCCCGGGCAGGGCGGTGACCCCGCCCTGCCCGGGGCGTTCACGCCGCGGCGACCGGCTCGGCCGGGGCGGCGGCGGGTTTGCGCGCCAGTGCGAGGCTGACGAGCAGCCCGAGCACCATCCCGGCGGCGGTCAGCAGCACGACCAGGAACTCTCCGTCCGCGGTGGCGGCGCGCAGGTCCTCGCCGGTCTTGCCGCCGGTGCCGAGGTCCGCGAGCGCGGTGAACACGGCGAGGCCGATCGCGTTGCCGATGTTCAGTGCCGTGGACGCGATGCCGTTCGCGACGCCCTGTTCGGCCGCCGCGGTGCCGGTGGCGGCGGCGATCCACATCGCCGTCCACACCACACCCTGGCCGACGCCGGACACCACCAGCCCGGGCACCAGCAGCCCGTACCCGGCTCCGGCGTCGAACCCGATCGCCATGACCGCCGTGCCCACCACGCCGACCGCGAAGCCGCCGACGAGCGTGGTGCGCAGGCCGATCCGCGTGGTCAGCCGCTCGCCGAGCTGGGTGCCGGTCGCGATCGCCAGCGACGGGACCAGGAACGCGAGCCCGGTCTGCAGCGCGCTGTAACCGTGCACGCTCTGCATGAGGACGGTCAGGAAGTACGGCAGCACGCCGAACGTGGCCATGTAGATGAACGTGACGCTCATGCCGATCGTCAGGCTGCGGTTGCCGAACAACCGGAACGGCATGAGCGGATCCGCGCTGCGCCGCTCGATGACCGCGAACGCCACCAGCAGCACCGCGGACAACGCGAACGCGCCGAGCACCAGCCCGCTCCCCCAGCCCTGCTCGGGGCCCTGCACCAGCGCGAACACGAGCAGCGTCGCGCCCCCGGTGACGGTCAGCGAGCCGGGCATGTCGAAGCGCCGCCGCGGCCCGCGCGCCGGGTCGCGCGGAATCACCGCGAGCGCGGCCAGCGCCACGAGACCGGCCAGCGGCACGTTGACGTAGAAGACGGCAGGCCAGCCGAAGTTCTCGGTGAGCACACCGCCGAGCAGCGCGCCGATGGTCAGCCCGCTGGCGCCCGCGCCACCCCAGACGGCCAGCGCGCGGTTGCGTTTCGGCCCCTCCGGGAACAGCGTGTTGATCAGGGACAGCGTGGACGGCAGCAGCAGCGCGCCGCCGATCCCCTGCACGGCCCTGGCGACGATGATCGTGGCGGGGGTCGGCGCCAGCCCGCCGGCCAGCGACGAGACCGCGTAGAGGGCCAGTGCCAGCACGAAGACGCGGCGCCGCCCGAGCAGGTCGGCGGCCCGGCCGCCGAGGAGCAGGAACCCGCCGGCGAACACGACGTAGGCGCTCACCACCAGCTGCTGGGTCTGACCGGGGAAGCCCAGATCGGCGCCGATTTCGGGCAGGGCGACGAACACGATGTTGAGGTCCAGCGAGTAGATCAGCTGCGCGAGCGCGAGCAGGGGCAGCACCCAGCCCAGCCGCGGCCCGGCGGCCTGTCTCGGAAGAGCGGACATGCGGAAGCACACCTTCCAGGGTCGAAAGTACGATCGTACGCATAATTACGTACAGTCTGGCCGGCGAGCAA
The window above is part of the Amycolatopsis thermoflava N1165 genome. Proteins encoded here:
- a CDS encoding acyl-CoA dehydrogenase family protein; the encoded protein is MPAEPLDIDIDAEAYQRLHALLDEPAADASLTPRELDVRARTRQVVAAEVAPRAATLDATHTFAHDSVRALARAGLCGLLFPEHLGGTADTTVAYAVAMEEVTAGCAATSLVFMTQTHAAYPLLLAGTEELQRRYIPGLLDGSRYGSLAITEPDAGSDVASLTTTATPVADGWSLSGQKTFITTGDKADVIICFATVDRTLGRAGVTAFVLEGGWAGLTRGAPLHKMGMHGSSTAELFFDHVAVPRENLLGEVGGGWSVVMSSVVKSRISAAAQGVGLARAAYARTLATLTRLHGHRLPDECSFALAGLRGRILQGRLLLHAVARQVDADPGVSPGQIAIMKQSCTDLGFQASVDAARILGPYGDLAVFGVERCLRDAKVTQIYDGTNEIQRLLIGRETTRAMEGSA
- a CDS encoding polysaccharide deacetylase family protein yields the protein MSLELFDYQPITEREPIAWPNGARLAFYVGLNIEHFHVDKPSTSIWASTNTLVPDALNYGWRDYGLRVGIWRVIDILDRHGIRASALLNSEVARHYPQVIEAGRARDWAWLVHGQTNSRLHANLGEDEEREILTDAVTTIEKATGQRPKGWMGPGLTETFETPRLLAELGLSYVLDWTNDDQPYRLNVPGMLSVPYTVEVNDLLMFITRGFTGPEVLQIVKDQFDQLYADSATGGRVMALPLHPFVIGQPFRARYLDEALAYIASHDDVWLTTSDEIAEHYARTTA
- a CDS encoding 3-hydroxyacyl-CoA dehydrogenase family protein translates to MSTKSTTVAVLGAGTMGSGIATVMARAGHRTILYDIDEANLERGLATVRGFLDKSVRLGKLDAGAAQTAKDALRGTTELTDLAPCGVVVEAVFEDLALKKDTFGRLDDIVAESTLFHTNTSTLSVTGIAAGSRRPERVVGTHYCNPAPLMKLVEVADGRHTAAWAHRATLDFLASLGKTTVVTKDRPGFIVNRFLIPWENSCIRALEAGWATKEAIDAAVPGALGHPMGPFRLLDIVGMDIHQQVATRLYEQLRDDRFFPPPMVERMVAAGDLGRKTGRGFYTYDDTRLFGS
- a CDS encoding CaiB/BaiF CoA transferase family protein → MPVALGPLEGVRVVDMTTSYAGPTAAMYLGDLGATVIKVERPGTGDDARAWGPPFVDGESAWFASANRNKKSVVLDIRAPEGRDVLLRLLDTADVFLHNVNPAKVHGLGIDGERLRSRNPRLVYCAMSGFGSDGPDSGLPGYDLVAQARSGLMSVTGESGRSPQRVSTALSDVVTGMCAAIAVNAALVRQRVSGAGEIIDVSLLDADLALMAPRIAAFHAGEPEPAPSGGTDSVLAVYQPFETADRTMVVAVGNDAMWQRLCAALDLPELAADPALAHNAGRREQRARVTEAVAGRLATRPAADWLRILGEAGVPVAIVHTLSEVVKDPQVVARGAVLPVPGSGDGLVTVRSPFRLSSTAARNERFPALGEHTRQVLLGLGYNEEEITRMRCTGVIAEAAEPVDAGGEAAAS
- a CDS encoding enoyl-CoA hydratase/isomerase family protein produces the protein MSDLLVERTDATVTLTIHRPAALNALTGELLEDLRRCVAEAAGDPAVRAVVITGCGQKAFSAGADLNEITALGADLARARELMARGQAALREIERAPVPVIAAVNGLALGGGFELVLASTFAVLSTRASLGLPESGLGLIPGYGGTQRLPRAVGQRVAAHLMLTGTRLSADRAHALGLTPVPPVAPDELLPTAASIAGTIASRGPLAVRAILRAVEAARDLPLDEGLSTETELAARAIVSAESTEGVAAFAERRTPVFPNPED
- a CDS encoding 3-hydroxyacyl-CoA dehydrogenase family protein, whose protein sequence is MSESTADFKRIGLIGSGTTASGIAEALTAAGREVIALGSTRGAGADLADADLVLEAVPDEAEVKQAVLAEIADVIGEGTPIVTVTATLSVTELAAGVPNPPRVAGLHFVGPVSGPGVVEVVRALRTGEDLVQALVAFAGSIEGKQPVVVGDRPGFLVNALQLPYLNDVIQEFDDGLASAEDIDTALRLGLGYRAGPLETLDRIGLDVHLRTTEALYAATRDRRYAPPPLLRRMVAAGFLGDKTGQGFRTGGAATEEE
- a CDS encoding SDR family NAD(P)-dependent oxidoreductase, which translates into the protein MTTESLEGKVAIVTGAGRGLGRAMAEALAEAGAAVTVAARTESELDSFVAEVKSAGGAALACPTDVTDESSVERMVTATVDTFGRVDILVNNSGIVATSPLVDQPAQEWDRVIATNLRGTFLATRAVGRHLVAQGSGKVINIASNFALQGIARHAAYSASKAAILGFTRSMAVEWAPHGVQVNALAPGYFATALNADVHGDPDMLARVVRAIPARRMGSPDELKPWLLLLAGSASDFMTGEFIVIDGGQSVR
- a CDS encoding enoyl-CoA hydratase-related protein, translated to MTYDDILTSTDGPVLTIEINRPEAGNKFRHQTCLELFDALQRFRLDRELRAAVLTGAGEKFFCIGGEHEPVTSLDQSQVLPIIDVYQAIDTIPKPVIAAVNGFAVGGGNVLHNVCDLTIAAEHAVFRQVGPMVGSFDAGYGSWYLEDTIGRKRAKEMWYLNRKYSAAQALAMGLVNEVVPLEQLRPRATEVAHEIATRSPLAIGGLKAAFSARHNGVSGQARMAHDQQLTLYLRTREAHEVSAAFAERRPPKTESFWS
- a CDS encoding MFS transporter — translated: MSALPRQAAGPRLGWVLPLLALAQLIYSLDLNIVFVALPEIGADLGFPGQTQQLVVSAYVVFAGGFLLLGGRAADLLGRRRVFVLALALYAVSSLAGGLAPTPATIIVARAVQGIGGALLLPSTLSLINTLFPEGPKRNRALAVWGGAGASGLTIGALLGGVLTENFGWPAVFYVNVPLAGLVALAALAVIPRDPARGPRRRFDMPGSLTVTGGATLLVFALVQGPEQGWGSGLVLGAFALSAVLLVAFAVIERRSADPLMPFRLFGNRSLTIGMSVTFIYMATFGVLPYFLTVLMQSVHGYSALQTGLAFLVPSLAIATGTQLGERLTTRIGLRTTLVGGFAVGVVGTAVMAIGFDAGAGYGLLVPGLVVSGVGQGVVWTAMWIAAATGTAAAEQGVANGIASTALNIGNAIGLAVFTALADLGTGGKTGEDLRAATADGEFLVVLLTAAGMVLGLLVSLALARKPAAAPAEPVAAA